The following are encoded in a window of Tessaracoccus flavescens genomic DNA:
- a CDS encoding aldo/keto reductase family oxidoreductase, whose protein sequence is MTTASTTLPGGTWNLGDRTVTRFGYGAMQLAGPWVMGPPADRDGAIAVLREAVAQGVTHIDTSDAYGPRVTNELIREALHPYPGSVLIATKVGANRDAEGGWPTARTPEDLRKQVHENLESLGAERLDLVNMRMGDANGPQPGSIAEAMETLAGLQQEGLIGQLGVSNVTAEQVAEARTVTSIVCVQNMYNLANRWDDHLIDSLAADNIAYVPFFPLGGFTPLQADALTAVATRLEATQMAVALAWLLQRSENILLIPGTSKVAHLRENITGASLSLTAQDVAELDNINS, encoded by the coding sequence ATGACCACAGCATCAACCACGCTCCCCGGCGGCACCTGGAACCTTGGTGACCGGACCGTCACCCGCTTCGGCTACGGGGCCATGCAGCTCGCGGGACCCTGGGTGATGGGGCCACCGGCTGACCGTGACGGCGCGATCGCGGTGCTACGCGAAGCTGTCGCGCAGGGTGTCACGCACATCGACACCAGCGACGCCTACGGCCCGCGGGTCACCAACGAGTTGATTCGTGAGGCGCTGCATCCGTATCCGGGGTCGGTACTGATCGCGACCAAGGTCGGCGCGAACCGCGACGCCGAGGGCGGCTGGCCAACCGCGCGCACTCCCGAGGATCTGCGCAAGCAGGTTCACGAGAACCTCGAATCCCTGGGGGCCGAGCGCCTCGACCTGGTGAACATGCGCATGGGAGACGCCAACGGCCCCCAACCAGGCTCGATCGCCGAAGCCATGGAGACCCTCGCCGGCCTCCAGCAAGAGGGACTGATCGGCCAGCTCGGAGTCAGTAACGTCACCGCCGAGCAGGTCGCCGAAGCCCGCACGGTGACATCGATCGTCTGCGTGCAGAACATGTACAACCTCGCCAACCGGTGGGACGACCACCTGATCGACAGCCTCGCCGCCGACAACATCGCCTACGTCCCCTTCTTCCCCCTCGGCGGGTTCACTCCGCTCCAGGCCGATGCCCTCACCGCCGTGGCAACCCGGCTGGAGGCCACCCAGATGGCTGTCGCCCTCGCTTGGCTGCTGCAGCGCTCGGAGAACATCCTGCTTATCCCTGGGACCTCGAAGGTCGCGCACCTGCGCGAGAACATCACCGGCGCCAGCTTGTCCCTCACAGCACAGGACGTCGCCGAACTCGACAACATCAACTCCTGA
- a CDS encoding DUF6119 family protein, whose protein sequence is MKSRRLTFYLLREDITDFDDALDPDKASVTVEVDPSTGIDGRFLYVEPHSSVPAWVGFVQPLLTDQLSGIRSASTSALLILRTSDRIFALTFGYGRSLLDLSKIEYQFGLRVALNRIDPRQIRSLDTKTFEDLVVSTNTQASKSAELPTFGVDISRDILRAVTGEPRDQTFSKRIAGADSLVMGVKTTASELPAICDDLLTAFTADAYKSDFGWIDQLALVRDNATIDALNDLLVEQLRTGATGSTHLAMPEAIDWEDIDGFKIGGTRSHVYEDLDLDDYLRRLGDERTTTTLENLKSRSVSVRFGRSGNFDKRWNLYQCIVTEQRLDDRLHVLIEGRWFAVSSTLVEEVDAFAAGLPDTRVALPAARAGEIEADYNARLAETSPEHLLKLDARIKRPGGASSGIEFCDVLSDQGDLIHVKRKSRSATLSHLFAQGGVSASTFINDGVFRTQVRQLIEDEVAADSREAWLRLVPRADETVDRSRYRVTYAVIANSTREGRDWLPFFSKLNLMQQGRQLVTMGFSVAVARVPVTDPE, encoded by the coding sequence ATGAAGTCGAGACGACTCACCTTCTACCTCCTCCGGGAGGACATCACTGACTTCGACGACGCCCTGGACCCGGACAAGGCCAGTGTGACCGTTGAAGTCGACCCATCGACCGGTATCGACGGCCGCTTCCTCTACGTCGAGCCTCACTCGTCGGTACCGGCCTGGGTCGGTTTCGTGCAACCGCTACTCACAGATCAACTCAGCGGCATTCGCTCGGCCTCCACCTCGGCGCTGCTGATCCTCCGGACGAGTGACCGCATCTTCGCGCTGACCTTCGGGTACGGGCGCTCGCTGCTCGACCTTTCGAAGATCGAGTATCAATTCGGTCTCCGTGTCGCGCTCAACCGCATCGACCCTCGTCAGATTCGGAGTCTCGACACCAAGACGTTCGAGGACCTGGTCGTGTCAACCAACACGCAAGCGAGCAAGAGCGCTGAGCTACCGACCTTCGGCGTGGACATCTCCCGAGACATCCTGCGCGCAGTGACCGGCGAGCCCCGCGACCAGACGTTCTCCAAGAGAATCGCCGGAGCAGACTCACTGGTCATGGGCGTCAAGACGACGGCATCGGAACTCCCCGCCATCTGCGACGACCTCTTGACCGCATTCACCGCAGACGCGTACAAGTCGGACTTCGGCTGGATCGATCAACTCGCGCTCGTACGAGACAACGCCACCATCGACGCGCTCAACGACCTTCTTGTAGAACAGTTGCGGACTGGAGCGACTGGATCGACCCACCTCGCCATGCCAGAGGCGATCGACTGGGAGGACATCGACGGATTCAAGATTGGTGGAACCCGCAGCCACGTCTACGAAGACTTGGACCTCGATGACTATCTGCGTCGCCTCGGCGATGAGCGCACCACGACCACACTGGAGAATCTCAAGTCAAGGTCCGTTTCGGTCCGGTTCGGACGCTCCGGCAACTTCGACAAGCGGTGGAACCTCTATCAGTGCATCGTGACCGAACAACGACTCGATGACCGTCTCCACGTGCTCATCGAAGGACGCTGGTTCGCTGTCAGCTCCACGCTCGTCGAGGAAGTAGACGCGTTTGCTGCCGGACTGCCGGACACGCGGGTAGCCCTTCCAGCGGCACGCGCAGGCGAGATCGAAGCCGACTACAACGCCCGCCTGGCGGAGACCTCACCGGAGCACCTACTCAAACTGGACGCCCGCATCAAAAGACCCGGCGGTGCCAGCAGCGGTATCGAGTTCTGTGACGTCCTCTCCGACCAGGGTGACCTGATCCACGTCAAGCGGAAGTCCCGCTCCGCAACACTGAGCCACCTCTTCGCGCAAGGAGGCGTCTCCGCCTCCACCTTCATCAATGACGGCGTGTTCCGAACCCAAGTCCGCCAGCTCATCGAAGATGAGGTCGCGGCGGACTCACGCGAGGCGTGGCTCCGCCTCGTGCCAAGAGCCGACGAGACGGTGGACAGGTCGCGGTACCGCGTCACGTACGCCGTGATCGCGAACTCGACTCGCGAGGGACGCGACTGGCTCCCGTTCTTCAGCAAGCTGAACCTGATGCAGCAAGGCCGGCAACTCGTCACCATGGGGTTCAGCGTCGCCGTGGCCCGCGTACCGGTCACTGACCCCGAGTAG
- a CDS encoding winged helix-turn-helix transcriptional regulator — protein sequence MATTTAAEKRERAKSAYNAFLAVCPSRQLLDRLADKWVVLILCALGGDGTGSVGEPASMRYSELSRLIAGVSQKMLTQTLRSLERDGLITRTVTPTVPVTVDYALTDLGLSLYQTTRQLRVWAQDHMDTVQTHRDHYDTQH from the coding sequence ATGGCGACGACGACCGCGGCCGAAAAGCGCGAGCGGGCCAAGAGCGCGTACAACGCGTTCCTGGCGGTCTGCCCGAGCCGCCAGCTCCTCGACCGGCTCGCCGACAAATGGGTCGTGCTCATCCTCTGCGCTCTCGGCGGCGACGGCACCGGCAGCGTTGGAGAGCCGGCATCGATGCGGTACTCCGAACTCTCCCGCCTCATCGCCGGCGTCAGCCAGAAGATGCTCACCCAAACCCTCCGATCCCTGGAACGAGACGGCCTCATCACCCGCACGGTCACCCCGACTGTCCCCGTCACCGTCGACTACGCGCTCACCGACCTCGGTCTCTCGCTCTACCAGACCACCCGGCAGCTCAGGGTCTGGGCGCAAGACCACATGGACACTGTCCAGACCCATCGCGACCACTACGACACCCAGCACTGA
- a CDS encoding ImmA/IrrE family metallo-endopeptidase: MGDPRSQSADPAGVARLFDPARLTQARRINKMSKTELHRKVGVSAAAIGQYERGEVRPRAETVTALADALRVPPGFFALGRPRAQVDIAEASFRRLRSTSVAQQQQATAYVEQAWELACYLEESVEFPEVDLPEWASADSADVPDPVSAAQAVRRHWSLGSEPIRHLVYQIEQHGILTVFFSMKQDDSLDEKSRIDAFSTTALPRPMIVLTPDKANDVMRHRFSAAHELGHIVLHHGRQGTDSQLERQADMFAAEFLTPRDVIANELPKRINFNRYEQISQRWGVSVASLLYRSRELDLLSESTVRRAYITLNSLPRRPMPIRDFPGERPELLKSAIDLLDGAGVNLAEIAADLQMTPRHVRRLADIDDPQPKLTLVPNQPDDPNSALPHEFMQKKERNTMGKPNKRVVQQRDDGDWEVRKPGAARASAVTQTQADGIGRARAILGNDGGGELQVRSKKGTIRAQDTIAPGNDPKSSKG, translated from the coding sequence ATGGGCGACCCCCGTAGCCAGTCCGCAGACCCGGCGGGCGTCGCGAGACTGTTCGATCCTGCCCGACTCACCCAGGCACGACGCATCAACAAGATGTCCAAGACAGAACTCCACCGCAAGGTCGGCGTCTCCGCCGCTGCGATCGGACAATACGAACGCGGCGAGGTCCGCCCCCGCGCCGAAACCGTAACCGCACTGGCCGACGCGCTCCGCGTACCGCCGGGATTCTTCGCCCTTGGGCGCCCTCGCGCCCAGGTCGATATCGCCGAGGCGTCCTTCCGTCGTCTTCGTTCTACCAGCGTCGCTCAACAACAGCAGGCCACTGCCTACGTCGAGCAGGCATGGGAACTCGCGTGCTATCTCGAAGAGAGCGTCGAGTTCCCGGAAGTCGACCTTCCTGAGTGGGCCAGCGCCGACTCGGCCGATGTCCCGGACCCCGTGAGTGCGGCACAGGCCGTTCGGCGGCACTGGTCTTTGGGGAGCGAACCCATCCGGCACCTCGTCTATCAGATCGAACAGCACGGAATCCTGACGGTCTTCTTCTCCATGAAGCAGGACGACAGCTTGGACGAGAAGAGCCGCATCGACGCGTTCTCGACAACGGCGCTCCCGCGCCCGATGATCGTGCTCACACCTGACAAGGCGAACGACGTGATGCGGCACCGCTTTTCAGCAGCGCACGAACTAGGACACATCGTGTTGCATCACGGCCGCCAGGGGACTGACAGCCAGTTGGAGCGTCAAGCGGACATGTTCGCTGCCGAGTTCCTGACCCCGCGCGACGTGATCGCCAACGAGCTACCGAAGCGGATCAACTTCAACCGTTACGAACAAATCAGCCAGCGATGGGGCGTCTCGGTGGCATCTCTGCTCTACCGATCCCGTGAGCTTGATCTACTCTCCGAGTCCACGGTTCGCCGCGCCTACATCACGCTTAACAGCCTCCCGCGGCGGCCGATGCCCATCCGTGACTTTCCCGGTGAACGTCCCGAGCTACTGAAGTCAGCGATCGATCTTCTCGATGGCGCAGGCGTGAACCTAGCCGAGATCGCAGCCGACCTACAGATGACCCCGCGCCACGTACGACGCCTGGCAGACATCGACGATCCCCAGCCGAAACTGACACTTGTGCCGAATCAGCCCGACGACCCGAACTCGGCACTACCGCACGAGTTCATGCAGAAGAAGGAGAGGAACACCATGGGAAAGCCCAACAAGCGTGTGGTGCAGCAACGCGACGACGGCGACTGGGAAGTCCGGAAGCCAGGTGCCGCGCGGGCAAGCGCGGTCACCCAAACCCAGGCCGACGGCATCGGGCGAGCGCGCGCCATCCTGGGCAACGATGGAGGCGGCGAGCTTCAGGTCCGCTCCAAGAAGGGAACCATCCGCGCACAGGACACGATCGCCCCCGGCAACGACCCGAAATCCTCCAAGGGGTGA
- a CDS encoding PIN-like domain-containing protein, translating into MGRGGLYSGFEAYRVLTAEDIKRALQHGLVALDTNVLLNLYRYNEKTVDDLLRVAEAAAERLFVPHQVVREFWRNRQSVIASLGSASKDAQAALAKNSTSTKDAIARWAKSVALPSEERANLTKDVDDFYDGLRERVGEEPIRVSAHAPTSEDRLLARLEQLLEDTVGPALSEEEWKKAVEEGERRVENSIPPGYMDVEKLESDLPEGASGDYLVWHQLLLEGGERGVDLVLVTADTKEDWWNRADRGSIIGARHELVDEYLQATGCRFFLLEPADLIKHSSALGVGTSLESVQDIERVRDEAPEHVPWSADAARAVLKELDSQGHTQADVIREAIANGGRISRARVYELDNRDESQMLRGFTRPVKRVTAELQAKGDVPYGVAALLDAVYETGVKSSHFAVPHEVVELLGEERPI; encoded by the coding sequence GTGGGCAGAGGCGGGTTGTACTCAGGTTTCGAGGCGTACCGCGTCCTCACAGCGGAAGACATCAAGAGAGCGCTCCAGCACGGCCTCGTCGCCCTTGACACCAATGTGTTGCTGAACCTCTACCGGTACAACGAGAAGACTGTCGATGACTTGCTGCGCGTGGCCGAGGCTGCCGCAGAGCGCCTCTTCGTACCGCACCAGGTGGTCCGAGAGTTCTGGCGTAATCGCCAGTCGGTCATCGCGAGCCTAGGCAGCGCGTCCAAAGACGCCCAGGCAGCGCTGGCGAAGAACTCGACCTCAACGAAGGACGCAATAGCCCGTTGGGCCAAGAGCGTTGCCCTTCCTAGCGAGGAACGTGCCAACCTGACTAAGGACGTGGACGACTTCTACGACGGGTTGCGTGAACGAGTAGGTGAGGAGCCCATCAGAGTCTCCGCTCACGCGCCCACGTCCGAGGACAGGTTGTTGGCACGACTGGAACAATTGCTGGAGGACACTGTTGGCCCGGCGCTCTCGGAAGAGGAGTGGAAGAAGGCTGTCGAGGAGGGTGAACGACGGGTAGAGAACTCGATCCCTCCTGGCTATATGGATGTCGAGAAGCTTGAGTCTGACCTCCCGGAAGGGGCATCGGGGGACTATCTCGTCTGGCATCAACTGCTTCTTGAGGGCGGTGAGCGTGGGGTCGACTTGGTGCTTGTGACCGCGGACACGAAAGAAGATTGGTGGAACCGGGCAGATCGAGGGTCGATCATTGGTGCTCGCCACGAACTGGTTGACGAGTACCTCCAAGCGACTGGGTGTCGGTTCTTTCTTCTCGAACCAGCGGACCTGATCAAGCACTCATCGGCGCTGGGCGTTGGAACCAGCCTTGAATCCGTCCAGGACATCGAACGTGTGCGTGACGAAGCACCAGAGCACGTCCCGTGGAGCGCTGACGCGGCGAGAGCAGTTCTGAAGGAACTCGATTCTCAGGGTCATACGCAGGCTGACGTGATTAGAGAAGCGATTGCGAATGGCGGCAGAATCTCGCGGGCGCGCGTCTATGAACTGGATAATCGTGACGAGAGTCAGATGCTGCGTGGATTCACGCGACCCGTCAAGCGCGTCACGGCTGAACTTCAAGCAAAGGGGGATGTGCCATACGGCGTTGCCGCTTTGCTCGACGCTGTGTATGAGACTGGCGTGAAGTCGTCTCACTTTGCGGTACCCCATGAGGTCGTGGAGCTGCTTGGCGAGGAGCGCCCTATCTAG
- a CDS encoding HEPN/Toprim-associated domain-containing protein, which yields MGTEITLSLNGVDIDYGKNRYWKSHHWLFPPGSLTDIEYRYANDAVETKPGFQTTLNETGFRLRHLGYSLQETRTKFDAAVRRWNRTADLQLSFEDFRSALTSIDFGTLTPADMKTFIWDFRSYVRSLLATWDTDDAGLEDFIASLDFAITLRALADRAASGPLPLRWHHQDLVESGWVALEDLTDIDRQTYVIDHTRLYGRLQDHAGKTTVKGFDAWLAGNGLPKMTAYSKANSDGTVTPETTTLPTAVRNMIHHPENPNNVLSDEDLRESVESLLRVVKALPTPLPGLA from the coding sequence GTGGGTACGGAGATCACGTTGTCGCTCAACGGCGTCGACATCGACTATGGCAAGAACCGCTACTGGAAGAGTCACCACTGGCTCTTTCCCCCTGGGAGCCTCACCGACATCGAGTATCGCTACGCGAACGACGCTGTTGAGACGAAGCCCGGATTCCAGACCACCCTGAATGAGACTGGCTTCCGACTTCGTCACCTCGGCTACTCTCTCCAGGAGACGAGAACCAAGTTCGACGCCGCAGTCAGACGATGGAATCGGACAGCCGATCTTCAGCTCTCGTTCGAAGACTTCCGCAGCGCTCTCACCAGCATCGACTTCGGCACGCTGACACCAGCGGACATGAAGACGTTCATCTGGGACTTCCGTTCCTACGTCAGAAGCCTGCTCGCAACCTGGGACACGGATGACGCAGGACTCGAAGACTTCATCGCAAGCCTCGACTTCGCCATCACCCTCCGAGCGCTCGCCGATCGCGCTGCAAGCGGCCCGCTCCCGCTTCGATGGCACCACCAAGACTTGGTCGAGAGCGGATGGGTTGCGCTCGAGGATCTGACTGACATCGACCGACAGACCTACGTCATCGACCACACCAGGTTGTACGGGCGCCTCCAGGATCACGCCGGCAAGACGACTGTGAAGGGGTTCGATGCCTGGCTCGCAGGCAACGGATTACCCAAGATGACCGCCTACTCGAAGGCCAACTCGGACGGCACCGTGACGCCAGAAACGACGACGCTCCCCACGGCCGTCCGCAACATGATCCACCACCCGGAGAACCCCAACAACGTGCTCTCAGACGAGGATCTGCGTGAGAGTGTCGAGAGCCTTCTACGCGTGGTGAAGGCTCTCCCGACGCCCCTTCCGGGGCTGGCTTGA
- a CDS encoding thioredoxin family protein, whose translation MATVDVTDKNFREVTEREGIVILDFWATWCGACKAFAPVYEAASESHLDILFGKVDTEAAQQLSESLAIRALPTIAVYRDSIRVFFQAGALPRPALDDLITQVRALDMAQVRAEIESHAHVH comes from the coding sequence ATGGCAACGGTTGATGTGACAGACAAGAACTTCCGCGAAGTGACCGAGCGGGAAGGGATCGTCATCCTTGACTTCTGGGCTACCTGGTGCGGTGCATGCAAGGCGTTTGCGCCGGTGTACGAGGCAGCATCTGAGAGCCACCTGGATATCCTCTTTGGCAAGGTCGACACGGAGGCGGCGCAGCAGTTGTCTGAGTCACTCGCAATCCGCGCGCTACCAACAATCGCGGTCTACCGCGACTCGATCAGGGTGTTCTTCCAGGCCGGCGCGCTCCCGAGGCCTGCGCTTGACGACCTGATCACACAGGTACGGGCGCTCGACATGGCGCAAGTGCGAGCCGAGATCGAGAGCCATGCCCACGTCCACTAG
- the mobF gene encoding MobF family relaxase produces the protein MSAGDGYRYLLRTVAAADGDRELSTPLTRYYAEAGTPPGQWLGSGVTSLGKGQLAVGDRVSEAQLQLLMGMGRDPITGDPLGHAFPAYKSVPERIEVRIADLDPAMGPGAKGEAVAQIEAEEAERCRRRAVAGFDFTFSVPKSASALWAVADAGTQALIGEAHHAAVAEVVAFMEREVAATRTGTTAGDGAVAQVDVTGLVATAFDHFDSRAGDPHLHTHVVISNKVQTAFDGRWRSLDGRPMHAAVVALSELHEAVFADHMTRTFGVEWEARDMGRDRNPAWAITTVPEKLVQEFSTRARHIDVEKDRLIAEYVARHGRQPSTATIIKLRAHATLATRPEKEVRSLADLTGEWRVRATGVLGQDATKWAREVTDNDKALPLRADDVPLDAIADFGQSVVEVVGEKRSTWRRWNLMAEASRQTMGWRFATMHDREAIVGMIADAAEQASLRLTPPDLTTSPATFRRVDGTSVFRPKHSTVFSSELLLAAEDRLLERSRTMTAPTVPLRTVEKITARPDAEGRMLGEDQADALMKIAVSGRVLDVLVGPAGAGKTTAMNALRRAWEKEHGQDSVVGLAPSAVAAQVLADDLGIATENTAKWWQNHLIHGTDFKAGQLVIIDEASLAGTLSLDRITHLAERAGVKVLLVGDYAQLQSVDAGGAFGLLVGDRDGAPELVDVHRFTNEWEKTASLALRHGRTEVIDTYLDHDRIRDGEAEAMTDAAYTAWRADRTAGLVSVLVAETRDDVSALNQRARADLILDGTLKPGREVELTDGTTAGVGDTIITRRNDRRLRNGKTWVRNGDTWTVTGVRVDGSVTIRKTGRRFGGSIVLPAAYVTDHVDLGYAITTHRAQGVTVDTAHALVEPTTTRENFYVAITRGKHSNRAYVILDRPDEHARPHPSDNADATGRSVLFGVLQHVGAELSAHETITAEQEHWGSIAQLAAEYETIAAAAQRDRWATLIRSSGLTNEQADAAIESDAFGALTAELRRAEANHHDLDTLFPRLVAARGFTDADDIASVLHYRVAKATERPAGSGRARRPARLIAGLIPEATSVSDPTFRRALVERRELIEQRAAALADHAVSEKHPWTTALGSRPRDRAGVATWMRQAQIIAAYRDRYGITRDDPLGPAATPGAQRLDRVRAQAALDRARHQAAQPNEHAAMGRRIGLDLRL, from the coding sequence ATGAGCGCTGGCGATGGCTACAGGTATCTCCTGCGCACGGTCGCGGCTGCGGATGGCGACCGTGAGCTGTCCACGCCACTGACGAGGTACTACGCGGAGGCGGGCACACCACCGGGCCAATGGCTCGGCTCCGGCGTCACCTCACTTGGCAAGGGGCAGCTCGCGGTCGGTGATCGGGTGTCGGAGGCCCAGCTCCAGCTCTTGATGGGGATGGGCCGTGACCCGATCACCGGTGACCCGCTCGGTCACGCCTTCCCCGCCTACAAGTCGGTGCCGGAACGGATCGAGGTCCGTATCGCTGACCTCGATCCGGCGATGGGTCCTGGCGCGAAGGGTGAGGCGGTTGCGCAGATCGAGGCCGAGGAGGCCGAGCGCTGCCGGCGGCGGGCCGTGGCGGGGTTCGACTTCACCTTCTCGGTCCCGAAGTCGGCCTCAGCGTTGTGGGCGGTCGCCGACGCAGGGACCCAGGCCCTGATCGGTGAGGCGCATCATGCGGCGGTTGCGGAGGTGGTTGCATTCATGGAGCGCGAGGTTGCAGCCACCCGCACTGGCACGACCGCCGGTGACGGGGCCGTTGCGCAGGTCGATGTCACCGGGTTGGTAGCGACGGCGTTCGATCACTTCGACTCCCGTGCCGGCGACCCCCACCTGCACACCCACGTCGTCATCTCCAACAAGGTGCAGACCGCGTTCGACGGCAGATGGCGCAGTCTGGATGGGCGGCCGATGCACGCCGCCGTCGTTGCCCTGTCCGAGCTGCACGAGGCGGTGTTCGCCGACCACATGACCCGCACCTTCGGCGTCGAATGGGAAGCCCGCGACATGGGCCGAGACCGCAACCCCGCCTGGGCGATCACCACCGTTCCGGAGAAGCTGGTCCAGGAGTTCTCCACCCGTGCCCGCCACATTGACGTCGAGAAGGACCGGTTGATCGCCGAGTACGTCGCCCGGCACGGCCGCCAGCCCTCCACAGCCACCATCATTAAGCTCCGCGCCCATGCCACCCTCGCCACACGGCCGGAGAAGGAGGTGCGGTCGCTGGCCGACCTGACTGGCGAGTGGCGCGTCCGCGCCACCGGGGTGCTCGGCCAGGACGCCACCAAATGGGCACGTGAGGTGACCGACAACGACAAGGCGTTGCCGTTGCGCGCCGACGACGTGCCCCTGGATGCGATCGCCGACTTCGGCCAGTCGGTGGTCGAGGTGGTGGGTGAGAAGCGGTCCACGTGGCGGCGGTGGAACCTGATGGCCGAGGCGTCCCGGCAGACGATGGGCTGGCGCTTCGCCACCATGCACGACCGCGAGGCGATCGTGGGGATGATCGCCGATGCCGCCGAGCAAGCCTCGCTGCGGTTGACGCCGCCCGACCTCACCACGAGCCCGGCCACCTTCCGGCGGGTGGACGGAACCAGCGTGTTCCGGCCCAAGCACTCCACGGTGTTCTCCTCCGAGCTACTGCTCGCGGCCGAAGACCGGCTGCTCGAACGCTCGCGCACTATGACCGCCCCCACCGTCCCGCTGCGGACGGTGGAGAAGATCACCGCACGGCCCGATGCCGAGGGCCGGATGCTCGGGGAGGATCAGGCCGACGCGCTCATGAAGATCGCCGTCTCCGGCCGCGTCCTCGATGTGCTCGTCGGCCCGGCCGGCGCCGGGAAGACCACCGCCATGAACGCACTGCGGCGGGCGTGGGAGAAGGAGCACGGCCAGGACTCCGTGGTCGGGCTTGCACCGTCCGCGGTAGCCGCCCAGGTTCTCGCCGACGACCTCGGCATCGCGACGGAGAACACCGCGAAGTGGTGGCAGAACCACCTCATCCACGGGACCGACTTCAAAGCCGGTCAGCTCGTCATCATCGATGAAGCCTCCCTCGCCGGCACCCTCTCGTTGGATCGCATCACGCACCTGGCCGAACGCGCCGGAGTGAAGGTGCTATTGGTGGGCGACTACGCGCAGCTCCAGTCCGTCGACGCCGGCGGCGCGTTCGGGCTCCTCGTCGGTGACCGGGACGGTGCGCCCGAGCTGGTCGACGTCCACCGGTTCACCAACGAGTGGGAGAAGACCGCCTCCCTCGCACTCCGTCACGGCCGCACCGAGGTGATCGACACCTACCTCGACCATGACCGCATCCGCGACGGTGAGGCCGAGGCGATGACCGACGCGGCCTACACCGCCTGGCGCGCCGACCGCACCGCCGGGTTGGTGTCGGTGCTGGTCGCTGAGACCCGCGACGACGTGAGCGCCCTCAACCAGCGTGCTCGTGCGGACTTGATTCTCGACGGCACGTTGAAACCGGGCCGGGAGGTAGAGCTCACGGACGGGACCACGGCGGGGGTCGGGGACACGATCATCACCCGCCGCAACGACCGCCGCCTCCGCAACGGGAAGACGTGGGTGCGCAACGGTGACACCTGGACCGTCACCGGTGTCCGCGTCGACGGCTCAGTGACGATCCGCAAGACCGGCCGCAGGTTCGGCGGCTCCATCGTCCTCCCCGCCGCTTACGTGACCGATCACGTTGATCTTGGATACGCGATTACGACGCACCGGGCGCAAGGCGTCACCGTCGACACCGCACACGCCCTGGTCGAGCCGACGACCACGCGAGAGAACTTCTACGTCGCCATAACCCGCGGCAAGCACTCCAACCGCGCCTATGTGATCCTCGACCGGCCCGACGAGCACGCCCGCCCGCATCCCAGCGACAACGCCGACGCCACGGGCCGGTCGGTGCTGTTCGGTGTGCTCCAGCACGTCGGGGCGGAGCTGTCCGCACACGAGACCATCACTGCCGAGCAGGAGCACTGGGGCTCGATCGCTCAACTTGCCGCCGAGTACGAGACCATCGCCGCTGCTGCCCAACGCGACCGCTGGGCCACCCTGATCCGATCCTCCGGGCTCACCAACGAGCAAGCCGACGCCGCGATCGAGTCCGACGCGTTCGGTGCACTCACCGCAGAACTGCGCCGTGCCGAGGCCAACCACCACGACCTCGACACCTTGTTCCCGCGCCTGGTTGCCGCACGCGGGTTCACCGACGCCGACGACATCGCCTCCGTCCTGCACTACCGTGTCGCCAAAGCTACCGAGCGGCCCGCCGGCTCCGGGCGCGCCCGTCGTCCGGCCCGGCTGATCGCCGGTCTGATCCCCGAGGCCACCTCGGTCAGCGACCCGACCTTCCGGCGCGCACTCGTCGAGCGCCGCGAGCTGATCGAGCAACGCGCCGCTGCGCTCGCCGACCACGCAGTCTCCGAGAAGCATCCCTGGACGACGGCACTCGGGTCACGGCCACGTGACCGCGCCGGAGTCGCGACTTGGATGCGGCAGGCGCAGATCATCGCCGCGTACCGAGACCGCTACGGCATCACCAGAGACGACCCGCTCGGCCCGGCCGCGACACCGGGCGCGCAGCGGCTCGATCGCGTCCGCGCCCAGGCCGCGCTAGACCGTGCCCGTCATCAGGCTGCACAGCCCAACGAGCACGCAGCGATGGGTCGGCGAATCGGACTTGACCTCAGACTCTGA